In Helianthus annuus cultivar XRQ/B chromosome 3, HanXRQr2.0-SUNRISE, whole genome shotgun sequence, a single window of DNA contains:
- the LOC118490149 gene encoding GATA zinc finger domain-containing protein 11-like has translation MANPTRRATGSVFRSHSPSERFYNSSSSNSFASSTSTFTTTSSSFFQHRSASPTRVNLYGSSPSSVRFSPSRSISVVPNGNNPAVKKPFQAPKRMCMCSPTSHPGSFRCNMHKNSNNSNNNGGNNTASYPSYRLNARRSAMTNSLVRIGTVEGGDLVKRALSALIRPSSHQQRRRTSFQPRPSRLSVMTRAEGL, from the coding sequence atgGCGAATCCTACCAGAAGAGCCACCGGCTCAGTTTTCCGGTCTCACTCACCTTCTGAAAGATTCTACAACTCGTCTTCTTCTAACTCATTCGCCTCTTCAACCTCCACGTTCACAACGACGTCGTCTTCGTTTTTCCAACACCGATCTGCATCTCCTACACGCGTTAACCTGTACGGATCATCTCCGTCATCCGTTAGATTCTCTCCGAGCCGTTCGATCTCCGTCGTACCAAACGGTAACAATCCGGCGGTGAAAAAGCCGTTCCAGGCTCCTAAACGGATGTGTATGTGTTCACCTACTTCTCATCCAGGTTCGTTTAGATGCAATATGCATAAGAACAGTAACAACAGTAACAACAATGGTGGTAATAATACGGCGTCGTATCCTTCGTACCGGCTTAACGCACGGAGATCGGCGATGACGAACTCGCTTGTGCGAATTGGCACCGTAGAAGGCGGTGATCTGGTGAAGAGAGCGCTTTCGGCGTTGATTCGACCGTCGTCGCATCAGCAGAGACGGAGAACGTCGTTTCAGCCGAGACCGAGTCGGTTATCGGTCATGACGAGAGCAGAAGGTTTATGA